One window from the genome of Erwinia sorbitola encodes:
- the ubiD gene encoding 4-hydroxy-3-polyprenylbenzoate decarboxylase, with the protein MKYHDLRDFLSLLEKRGELKRIKHEIDPDLEMTEIADRTLRAGGPALLFENPKGYSMPVLCNLFGTPDRVALGMGQEDVKALRDVGRLLAFLKEPEPPRGFRDFFDKMPQWKQVLNMPTKRLRSAPCQEQIWQGDEVDLSRIPVMKCWPDDAAPLVTWGLTVTRGPLKERQNLGIYRQQVIGKNKLIMRWLSHRGGALDFQDWCQQHPGERFPVSVALGADPATILAAVTPVPDTLSEYAFAGLLRGTKTEVVKCVSNDLEVPASAEIVLEGYIDPGEMAPEGPYGDHTGYYNEVDDFPVFTITHITQRRDAIYHSTFTGRPPDEPAVLGVALNEVFVPILQKQFPEIVDFYLPPEGCSYRLAVVTIKKQYAGHAKRVMMGVWSFLRQFMYTKFVIVCDDDINARDWNDVIWAITTRMDPARDTVLIENTPIDYLDFASPVSGLGSKMGLDATNKWPGETQREWGTPIRKDPAVTARIDAIWDELGILSDTPAR; encoded by the coding sequence ATGAAATACCACGACTTACGCGACTTCCTTTCTCTGCTTGAAAAGCGTGGGGAATTAAAACGCATCAAACACGAGATCGATCCCGATCTGGAAATGACCGAAATTGCCGACCGCACGCTGCGTGCCGGAGGCCCTGCGCTGCTGTTTGAAAATCCGAAGGGTTACAGTATGCCGGTTCTTTGCAATCTTTTTGGCACCCCGGATCGCGTGGCGCTGGGCATGGGCCAGGAGGATGTTAAAGCACTGCGTGACGTAGGCCGCCTGCTGGCATTCCTTAAAGAGCCGGAGCCGCCGCGTGGTTTCCGCGACTTCTTTGATAAAATGCCGCAGTGGAAGCAGGTGTTGAATATGCCAACCAAGCGGCTACGCAGCGCTCCTTGCCAGGAGCAAATCTGGCAGGGGGATGAGGTCGATTTGAGCCGTATTCCAGTAATGAAATGCTGGCCGGACGATGCTGCACCGCTGGTAACATGGGGCCTGACGGTGACCCGTGGACCGCTGAAAGAGCGGCAGAACCTGGGTATTTACCGCCAACAGGTTATCGGCAAGAACAAGCTGATTATGCGCTGGCTTTCTCATCGTGGCGGCGCGCTGGATTTCCAGGACTGGTGCCAGCAGCATCCGGGTGAACGTTTCCCTGTCTCTGTAGCGCTGGGCGCCGATCCGGCAACCATTCTTGCTGCGGTTACGCCAGTGCCTGATACGCTTTCGGAATATGCATTTGCCGGGCTGTTGCGCGGTACAAAAACGGAAGTGGTCAAGTGCGTCTCTAACGACCTGGAAGTGCCTGCCAGTGCTGAAATTGTGCTGGAAGGTTATATTGATCCGGGTGAGATGGCGCCGGAAGGTCCCTACGGTGACCACACCGGCTACTATAATGAAGTAGATGACTTCCCGGTGTTTACCATCACGCATATTACGCAGCGTCGTGATGCGATTTATCACTCTACTTTTACCGGGCGTCCACCGGATGAACCTGCGGTGCTGGGCGTGGCGTTAAATGAGGTCTTTGTGCCGATCCTGCAAAAGCAGTTTCCGGAAATTGTTGATTTCTATTTGCCACCGGAAGGGTGCTCATACCGCCTGGCCGTAGTGACGATTAAGAAACAGTATGCCGGGCACGCTAAACGCGTCATGATGGGCGTCTGGTCGTTCCTGCGTCAGTTCATGTATACCAAATTTGTTATCGTTTGCGATGATGACATTAATGCGCGTGACTGGAATGATGTTATCTGGGCAATTACCACGCGTATGGATCCGGCACGTGATACGGTTCTGATTGAAAATACGCCGATCGACTACCTCGATTTTGCCTCGCCGGTTTCCGGACTGGGGTCAAAAATGGGGCTGGATGCAACCAATAAATGGCCAGGTGAAACGCAGCGCGAATGGGGTACGCCGATCCGTAAGGATCCAGCCGTTACCGCTCGCATTGATGCGATTTGGGATGAGTTAGGCATCTTGAGTGATACACCGGCGCGCTGA
- the rfaH gene encoding transcription/translation regulatory transformer protein RfaH, whose translation MESWYLLYCKRGQLLRAKEHLERQAVHCLSPMIALEKMVRGKRTRVNEPLFPNYLFIEFDPESIHTTTISATRGVSHFVRFGNQPATVPLDVIVALQSDPTEAVTDSELPQPGDAVIIIEGAFEGLQAIFSEPDGEARSMLLLNLLNKQVVRSVGNRQFQKL comes from the coding sequence ATGGAATCCTGGTATTTACTTTACTGCAAACGAGGTCAGTTACTGCGCGCAAAAGAGCATCTTGAGCGCCAGGCTGTGCATTGCCTCAGCCCGATGATTGCTTTAGAGAAAATGGTTCGTGGCAAACGTACCCGGGTGAATGAGCCGTTATTCCCTAATTATCTGTTTATTGAATTTGACCCGGAATCTATCCATACCACGACTATCAGCGCGACGCGTGGCGTCAGCCATTTTGTTCGTTTTGGTAATCAGCCTGCCACTGTTCCACTGGATGTCATTGTTGCTTTGCAAAGCGATCCGACTGAAGCCGTCACTGACAGTGAACTTCCTCAGCCGGGTGATGCAGTGATTATTATCGAAGGGGCATTCGAAGGATTACAGGCAATATTTTCCGAACCGGACGGTGAAGCCCGGTCGATGCTGCTTCTGAACTTATTAAATAAGCAGGTAGTACGTAGCGTGGGCAACCGCCAGTTTCAGAAGCTATAA